A region of Columba livia isolate bColLiv1 breed racing homer unplaced genomic scaffold, bColLiv1.pat.W.v2 Scaffold_215, whole genome shotgun sequence DNA encodes the following proteins:
- the LOC102097367 gene encoding olfactory receptor 14J1-like, which produces MGRGPALGCPFSSPKQGCSHSAEKVSVCNRGESMGVGLIFVREICPGFSLCFFFFLMTAPRDQEKQMSNSSSITQFLLLPFTDTRELQLLHFWLFLGIYLAALLGNGLIITTIAWDQHLHTPMYFFLLNLALLDLGAISTILPKSMAISFMGTRAISYMGCAAQVFMFSFFISAEYCLLTIMSYDRYVAICKPLHYGTLLGSRACVHMAAAAWATGFLNALLLTANTFSLPLCKGNALGQFFCEIPQILKLSCSHSYLRELGLLVVSACLAFMCFVSIVVSYVQILRAVLRIPSEQGRHKAFSTCLPHLAVVSLFVSTAMFAYLKPPSISSPSLDLVVSVLYSLVPPAVNPLIYSMRNQELKDALRKLIS; this is translated from the coding sequence atgggcagaggccctgctcttggttgcccattttccagccccaagcagggctgcagccacagtgctgaAAAAGTGTCTGTGTGTAACAGGGGAGAGTCTATGGGAGtgggtttgatttttgtcagaGAAATCTGCCCTGGATtctcactgtgtttttttttttttctcatgacagCGCCCCGTgatcaggaaaagcaaatgtccaacagcagctccatcacccagttcctcctcctgccattcacagacacacgggagctgcagctcttgcacttctggctcttcctgggcatctacctggctgccctcctgggcaacggcctcatcatcaccaccatagcctgggaccagcacctccacacccccatgtacttcttcctcctcaacctcgccctcctcgacctgggtgccatctccaccattctccccaaatccatggccattTCCTTCATGGGTACCAGGGCCATTTCTTATATGGGCTGTGCTGCCCAAGtctttatgttttcctttttcatttcagcagagtattgtctcctcaccatcatgtcctatgaccgctacgttgccatctgcaaacccctgcactacgggaccctcctgggcagcagagcttgtgtccacatggcagcagctgcctgggccactgggtttctcaatgctctgctgctcacggccaatacattttcactgcccctgtgcaagggcaatgccctgggccagttcttctgtgaaatcccccagatcctcaagctctcctgctcacactcctacctcagggaacttgggcttcttgtggtcagtgcctgtttagcttttatgtgttttgtgtccattgtggtgtcctatgtgcagatcttgagggccgtgctgaggatcccctctgagcagggacggcacaaagccttttccacctgcctccctcacctggccgtggtctccctgtttgtcagcactgccatgtttgcctacctgaagcccccctccatttcttccccatccctggacctggtggtgtctgttctgtactctttggtgcctccagcagtgaaccccctcatctacagcatgaggaaccaggagctcaaggatgccctgaggaaactcatatcttag
- the LOC135578023 gene encoding olfactory receptor 14J1-like — MSNSSSITQFLLLPFTDTRELQLLHFWLFLGIYLAALLGNGLIITTIAWDQHLHTPMYFFLLNLSFLDLGSISTTVPKSMANSLWDTRVISYAGCAAQIFFFCFLLGSEYFLLTIMSYDRYVAICKPLHYGTLLGSRACVHMAAAAWATGFLNALLHTANTFSLPLCKGNALGQFFCEIPQILKLSCLHSYLREIRLIVVNACLVFMCFVFIVVSYVQILRAVLRIPSEQGRHKAFSTCLPHLAVVSLFVSTIMFAYLKPPSISSPSLDLVVSVLYSVMPPAVNPLIYSMRNQELKDALRKLLRYSLLQVHKVCVISLGLQQK; from the coding sequence atgtccaacagcagctccatcacccagttcctcctcctgccgttcacagacacacgggagctgcagctcttgcacttctggctcttcctgggcatctacctggctgccctcctgggcaacggcctcatcatcaccaccatagcctgggaccagcacctccacacccccatgtacttcttcctgctcaacctctcctTCCtggacctgggctccatctccactactgtccccaaatccatggccaactctctgtgggataccagggtcatttcctatgcaggatgtgctgcacagatcttctttttttgtttcttgcttggttcagagtattttcttctcaccatcatgtcctacgaccgctacgttgccatctgcaaacccctgcactacgggaccctcctgggcagcagagcttgtgtccacatggcagcagctgcctgggccactgggtttctcaatgctctgctgcacacggccaatacattttcactgcccctgtgcaagggcaatgccctgggccagttcttctgtgaaatcccccagatcctcaagctctcctgcttaCACTCCTATCTCAGGGAAATTCGGCTTATTGTGGTTAATGCCTGTttagttttcatgtgttttgtgttcatagtggtgtcctatgtgcagatcttgagggccgtgctgaggatcccctctgagcagggacggcacaaagccttttccacctgcctccctcacctggccgtggtctccctgtttgtcagcactatcatgtttgcctacctgaagcccccgtccatctcctccccatccctggacttggtggtgtcagttctgtactcagtgatgcctccagcagtgaaccccctcatctacagcatgaggaaccaggagctcaaggatgccttgAGGAAACTACTTCGATACTCACTACTTCAGGTTCATAAGGTTTGTGTTATCTCATTAGGGCTGCAAcagaaatag